The Fusobacterium sp. IOR10 region AAGAAATAGAATTTTAATTTATAGCAATTTAACAAAAATAAAAATTCCTTCAGCATAAAGCTGAAGGAACAAAAACATTATTTATTTTTTTATTTTTCTCCACCAACACCAGTTGACAAAGAACCTAAATACAAGTATTAATCTAAATCATATAGTGGAAATTTCAAGCAAAGAGTTCTAACTTCTTCTCTTATCTCTTTTAATTTTGATTCATTGTCTATATTATTTACAACATCTATAATAAAATTAGCTATTATTTCCATTTCAGCCTCTTTCATTCCTCTAGAAGTCATTGCTGGAGAACCTATTCTAATACCACTTGTTACCATTGGTTTTTCTGTATCAAAGGGTATTCCGTTTTTATTAACTGTTATTCCTGCTACTCCTAAAGCCTTTTCTACAACTTTTCCTGTAAGCCCTTTTTCACATTTTACATCTATAAGTATTAAATGATTATCAGTTCCACCACTTACAACTCTCAAACCACCTTCATTTAAAACTTTTGCTAAAGTTTTAGCATTTTTAACAACTTGTTTTTGATATTCTTTAAATTCAGGTTTTAATGCCTCTCCAAATGTAACAGCCTTAGCTGCAATGATATGCATTAAAGGTCCCCCTTGAAGTCCTGGGAAAACAGCTTTATTTATTTTTTTTGCTATTTCTTCGTCGTTAGTCATTATAAGACCTCCACGAGTTCCTCTTAATGTTTTATGAGTTGTAGTAGTAACCACATGAGCATAAGGTACTGGGCTTGGATGTTCACCTGTTGCAACTAGTCCAGCTATATGGGCTATATCAACCATTAAATATGCTCCAACCTTATCTGCTACTTCTCTAAATCTTTTAAAATCTATAGTTCTTGAATAAGCACTTGCCCCTGCAATTATTAATTTTGGCTT contains the following coding sequences:
- the glyA gene encoding serine hydroxymethyltransferase codes for the protein MKNLENLFGNDREVYNAIEAERKRQNEGIELIASENFVSKSVLEAAGCVMTNKYAEGYPDKRYYGGCECVDVVEKLAIERTKKLFNVNYANVQPHSGSQANAAVYMALLNLGDRILGMKLDQGGHLSHGMKLNFSGKNYEVYAYGVDKETEKIDYEELERIALEVKPKLIIAGASAYSRTIDFKRFREVADKVGAYLMVDIAHIAGLVATGEHPSPVPYAHVVTTTTHKTLRGTRGGLIMTNDEEIAKKINKAVFPGLQGGPLMHIIAAKAVTFGEALKPEFKEYQKQVVKNAKTLAKVLNEGGLRVVSGGTDNHLILIDVKCEKGLTGKVVEKALGVAGITVNKNGIPFDTEKPMVTSGIRIGSPAMTSRGMKEAEMEIIANFIIDVVNNIDNESKLKEIREEVRTLCLKFPLYDLD